A single region of the Bacteroides luhongzhouii genome encodes:
- the cysS gene encoding cysteine--tRNA ligase: MEHQLTIYNTLDRKKELFIPLHAPHVGMYVCGPTVYGDAHLGHARPAITFDVLFRYLTHLGYKVRYVRNITDVGHLEHDADDGEDKIAKKARLEELEPMEVVQYFLNRYHKAMEALNVLSPSIEPHASGHIIEQIQLVQKILDAGYAYESEGSVYFDVAKYNKDYHYGKLSGRNLDDVLNTTRDLDGQSEKRNPADFALWKKAQPEHIMRWPSPWSDGFPGWHAECTAMGRKYLGEHFDIHGGGMDLIFPHHECEIAQSVASQGDDMVHYWMHNNMITINGTKMGKSLGNFITLDEFFTGTHKLLAQAYTPMTIRFFILQAHYRSTVDFSNEALQASEKGLQRLMEAIDALDKITPSSTTSEGINVKELRAKCYEAMNDDLNTPIVIAQLFEGARIINNIIAGNATISAEDLKDLKETFHLFSFDIMGLKEEKGSSDGREAAYGKVVDMLLEQRMKAKANKDWATSDEIRNTLTALGFEIKDTKDGFEWRLNK; encoded by the coding sequence ATGGAACATCAACTTACCATTTACAACACCTTAGATAGAAAGAAAGAGTTGTTTATACCGCTTCATGCACCTCATGTAGGCATGTATGTGTGTGGACCGACTGTTTACGGAGATGCCCATTTAGGACACGCCCGTCCGGCTATAACCTTCGATGTGTTATTCCGCTATCTCACCCACCTAGGATATAAAGTACGCTACGTACGAAATATTACCGACGTAGGTCATCTGGAACACGATGCCGATGACGGAGAAGACAAGATCGCCAAGAAAGCACGTCTGGAAGAGTTGGAACCAATGGAGGTTGTTCAATATTTCCTGAACCGCTATCATAAAGCAATGGAAGCGTTGAATGTACTTTCTCCAAGCATTGAGCCACATGCTTCAGGACATATCATTGAACAAATCCAACTGGTACAGAAGATTTTGGATGCCGGATATGCCTATGAAAGCGAAGGCTCCGTCTACTTCGATGTAGCCAAATACAATAAAGATTACCACTACGGAAAACTTTCCGGACGTAATCTGGACGACGTATTAAATACCACCCGTGACCTCGACGGACAAAGCGAAAAACGCAATCCCGCCGACTTCGCCCTTTGGAAAAAGGCACAACCTGAACATATCATGCGCTGGCCGTCTCCATGGAGCGACGGTTTCCCCGGATGGCACGCCGAATGTACCGCTATGGGACGTAAATACCTGGGTGAACACTTCGATATTCACGGAGGAGGAATGGACTTGATTTTCCCTCACCACGAATGTGAAATCGCACAATCGGTAGCTTCACAAGGCGATGACATGGTTCACTACTGGATGCACAACAACATGATTACCATCAACGGAACCAAGATGGGTAAATCACTTGGCAACTTCATCACTCTGGACGAATTCTTCACCGGTACTCATAAGCTGCTGGCGCAAGCCTATACACCAATGACAATCCGTTTCTTCATCCTGCAAGCTCATTACCGCAGCACGGTAGACTTTAGCAATGAAGCACTGCAAGCATCCGAAAAAGGCCTGCAGCGTCTGATGGAAGCCATTGACGCATTGGATAAGATAACTCCCTCATCGACAACTTCAGAGGGAATCAACGTGAAAGAACTGCGCGCTAAATGCTACGAAGCAATGAATGACGACTTGAATACACCGATTGTCATCGCACAGCTTTTCGAAGGCGCCCGCATTATAAACAATATCATTGCCGGCAATGCCACCATCTCCGCCGAAGACCTGAAAGACCTGAAAGAAACATTTCATCTGTTCAGTTTCGACATCATGGGATTGAAAGAAGAAAAAGGCTCTTCAGATGGTCGTGAAGCAGCTTACGGCAAGGTAGTAGATATGTTACTGGAACAACGTATGAAAGCGAAAGCCAACAAAGACTGGGCTACTTCCGACGAAATCCGCAACACACTGACAGCACTCGGATTTGAAATCAAAGATACCAAAGACGGTTTCGAATGGAGACTGAATAAATAA
- a CDS encoding chondroitinase family polysaccharide lyase — protein sequence MKSSCFIILFLLGIIPSTFAQLIGFEEEVPEAFKVSGKGEVKISSLFYKEGESSLEWDFQPGSTLDVQIAPLSLNTRNEKQFGITLWIYNEKPQQDSIRFEFLNKEGEVSYWFSYRLQAAGWRACWISFEYMQGDKKDKKIVAYRLVAPQRKGRIFLDRLIFPEKKMNLRTTPDQQLPTNNGLSNRDLWHWCLVWKWEQQSYDIPLPSKLTSEQKKELKTIEQRLTDFLEVKKAPQGAINAAYKTFEKAAISPSIAGTGFIGTPIVAPDEQDKKKGEMSWNDIETMLSGFAYDAYYNQNETSKKNYFTVFDYAIDQGFAYGSGMGTNHHYGYQVRKIYTTAWLMRDAIYKHSHREAYLSTLRFWAALQETRQPCSPTRDELLDSWHTLLMAKFISAMMFPDAREQARALSGLSRWLSSSLRYTPGTIGGIKVDGTTFHHGGFYPGYTTGVLATVGEYIAFTNGTSFELTEDARKHMKSAFIAMRNYCNFYEWGIGISGRHPFGGKMGSDDIEAFANIALSGDLSGQGNTFDRGLAADYLRLIRNSDTPNARFFKKEGIQPAQAPQGFFVYNYGSAGIFRRADWMVTLKGYTTDVWGSEIYTKDNRYGRYQSYGSVQIMGKGNPVSRAGSGFVQEGWDWNRLPGTTTIHLPFDLLDSPLKGTTMARSKENFSGSSSLDGKNGMFAMKLAERDYENFTPDFVARKSVFCFDNRMVCLGTGISNSNADYPTETTLFQTKYNGKEPKVGEDNYWLHDGYDNYYHVVDGTVRAQVAEQESRHEKTREITKGKFSSAWIEHGKAPKEGTYEYMVLIQPSASDLDELRKTPAYEVLQRDQTAHVVYDKKTGITAYAAFEAYQPATDKVFVAIPAETMVMYAKESDKGIRLSVCDPNLNIEEKTYTTKEPSRPITKEIRLKGHWTLTSPMENVRLEQQGDQTVLTVTCQHGQPVEMLMENK from the coding sequence ATGAAAAGTAGTTGTTTTATAATATTATTCCTTTTGGGAATCATTCCTTCAACTTTCGCTCAACTCATCGGATTTGAAGAGGAAGTACCCGAAGCATTTAAAGTTTCCGGAAAGGGAGAAGTGAAAATCTCTTCTCTTTTTTACAAAGAGGGTGAAAGTAGTCTGGAATGGGACTTTCAACCCGGTTCTACGCTGGATGTTCAAATTGCTCCTTTATCGTTGAATACGAGAAACGAGAAGCAGTTCGGCATTACCTTGTGGATTTATAATGAGAAACCACAGCAGGATTCCATTCGTTTTGAGTTTCTGAATAAGGAGGGAGAAGTCTCTTATTGGTTTTCTTATCGTTTGCAGGCAGCAGGTTGGCGGGCTTGCTGGATCTCTTTTGAGTATATGCAGGGAGATAAGAAAGATAAGAAGATCGTAGCTTATCGGCTGGTTGCCCCGCAACGGAAGGGGCGTATCTTTCTTGACCGTCTGATTTTCCCGGAAAAGAAAATGAATCTTCGTACCACCCCCGATCAGCAGTTGCCTACTAATAATGGATTGTCTAATCGTGACCTGTGGCATTGGTGTCTCGTGTGGAAATGGGAACAACAGTCGTATGATATTCCTCTGCCTTCTAAATTGACAAGCGAGCAAAAGAAGGAACTGAAGACTATCGAACAACGTTTGACAGATTTTTTGGAAGTAAAGAAGGCACCCCAAGGAGCGATTAATGCTGCCTATAAGACATTTGAGAAGGCTGCAATTAGTCCGTCCATCGCCGGAACGGGATTTATAGGAACCCCTATTGTTGCTCCTGATGAACAGGACAAGAAGAAAGGGGAAATGTCATGGAATGATATTGAAACAATGCTTTCCGGTTTTGCTTATGATGCTTATTATAATCAGAACGAAACGTCAAAGAAGAATTATTTTACCGTATTCGATTATGCTATTGACCAGGGATTTGCATATGGTAGCGGTATGGGTACCAATCACCATTATGGATATCAGGTGCGTAAGATATATACGACTGCCTGGCTGATGCGCGATGCAATCTACAAACATTCTCATCGGGAAGCTTATCTTTCCACATTGCGTTTTTGGGCTGCTTTGCAGGAAACTCGTCAGCCATGCTCTCCAACACGTGATGAATTGTTGGATTCCTGGCATACATTATTGATGGCGAAATTTATCTCTGCTATGATGTTTCCCGATGCAAGAGAACAGGCGCGAGCTTTGAGCGGCTTGTCACGTTGGTTATCTTCTTCTTTGCGTTATACTCCGGGAACGATCGGTGGTATAAAGGTAGACGGTACGACTTTTCATCATGGCGGTTTCTATCCGGGATATACCACTGGAGTACTTGCGACTGTAGGAGAATATATTGCATTTACCAATGGTACAAGTTTTGAACTGACCGAAGATGCGCGCAAACACATGAAATCAGCCTTTATTGCTATGCGCAATTATTGCAATTTCTATGAATGGGGCATCGGAATCAGTGGCCGTCATCCTTTTGGAGGGAAGATGGGAAGCGATGATATCGAAGCATTTGCCAATATCGCTTTATCCGGCGATTTGTCCGGTCAGGGAAATACGTTTGATCGTGGTCTGGCTGCCGACTATTTACGTCTGATACGCAATAGTGATACTCCGAATGCGCGTTTCTTCAAGAAGGAAGGTATTCAACCGGCACAGGCTCCACAGGGATTCTTCGTTTACAACTATGGTTCGGCAGGCATTTTTCGTCGTGCGGACTGGATGGTGACATTGAAAGGGTATACCACTGACGTATGGGGATCTGAAATTTATACGAAAGATAACCGTTACGGACGTTATCAGAGTTATGGCTCCGTGCAGATTATGGGGAAAGGAAATCCCGTGTCACGTGCCGGAAGCGGTTTTGTGCAGGAGGGATGGGACTGGAACCGTTTGCCGGGTACAACTACCATTCATTTGCCTTTCGACTTGCTTGATAGCCCATTGAAAGGAACGACTATGGCACGCTCCAAAGAGAATTTCTCCGGAAGCAGTTCTTTAGATGGTAAAAATGGAATGTTCGCTATGAAGTTGGCAGAACGGGATTATGAGAATTTTACACCGGACTTTGTGGCCCGTAAATCCGTATTCTGTTTTGATAACCGGATGGTTTGCCTGGGAACAGGTATTTCGAACTCCAATGCGGATTATCCTACGGAAACGACTCTTTTCCAGACAAAATATAATGGTAAGGAGCCCAAAGTAGGAGAGGATAACTATTGGCTTCATGATGGTTATGACAATTATTATCATGTAGTGGACGGAACCGTTCGCGCACAGGTGGCAGAACAGGAATCGCGGCATGAAAAGACGCGTGAAATAACCAAAGGAAAATTTTCTTCTGCCTGGATAGAACATGGCAAGGCGCCGAAAGAGGGGACTTATGAATATATGGTATTGATACAGCCTTCTGCTTCCGATCTCGACGAACTGCGCAAAACTCCTGCATACGAGGTGTTGCAACGGGATCAGACTGCTCACGTTGTTTATGATAAAAAGACTGGTATCACGGCGTATGCTGCTTTTGAAGCTTATCAGCCTGCCACTGATAAAGTGTTCGTGGCTATTCCTGCGGAAACAATGGTGATGTATGCAAAGGAATCTGATAAGGGGATCCGTTTAAGCGTCTGTGATCCGAATCTGAATATAGAAGAGAAGACGTATACAACGAAAGAACCCAGTCGTCCTATTACTAAGGAGATACGGCTTAAAGGGCATTGGACATTGACAAGTCCGATGGAAAATGTCCGGTTGGAACAGCAGGGAGATCAGACCGTACTGACGGTAACTTGTCAGCATGGACAGCCGGTTGAAATGCTCATGGAAAATAAATAA
- a CDS encoding sulfatase family protein, with amino-acid sequence MNKPINLLVGGLTLFVAQGCKAPKQVTQQAEHPNIIYVFPDQYRNQAMGFWNQDGFRDKVNFKGDPVHTPNLDAFARESMVLSSAQSNCPLSSPHRGMLLTGMYPNKSGVPLNCNSTRPISSLREDAECIGDVFSKAGYDCAYFGKLHADFPTPNDPEHPGQYVEEKRPAWDAYTPKERRHGFNYWYSYGTFDEHKNPHYWDTDGKRHDPKEWSPLHEAGKVISYLKNEGNVRDTKKPFFIMVGMNPPHSPYRSLNDCEEQDFNLYKDQPLDSLLIRPNVDLKMKKAASARYYFASVTGVDRAFGQILETLKAMGLDKNTVVIFASDHGETMCSQRTDDPKNSPYSESMNIPFLVRFPGKIQPRVDDLLLSAPDIMPTVLGLCGLGDSIPAEVQGRNFAPLFFDEKAEIVRPTGALYIQNIDGDKDENGLVQTYFPSSRGIKTAQYTLALYIDRDTKQLKKSLLFDDVKDPYQLHNLPLEENKEIVVQLCGEMGAMLKEINDPWYTEKILSDRIPY; translated from the coding sequence ATGAACAAACCTATTAACCTCCTTGTAGGAGGCCTGACACTGTTTGTTGCACAGGGTTGCAAGGCTCCGAAGCAAGTGACCCAACAAGCTGAACATCCCAATATAATCTATGTATTTCCCGATCAATACCGTAATCAGGCGATGGGCTTTTGGAACCAGGACGGATTCCGGGATAAAGTAAATTTTAAAGGAGATCCCGTGCATACTCCCAACTTGGATGCGTTTGCGCGTGAATCGATGGTACTGTCGTCTGCACAGAGTAACTGTCCGTTGAGTAGCCCTCATCGTGGAATGTTATTGACCGGTATGTACCCGAATAAAAGCGGTGTGCCATTGAATTGTAACTCCACACGTCCGATCAGTTCCTTACGCGAAGATGCGGAATGTATTGGCGATGTATTCAGTAAAGCAGGTTACGATTGTGCCTATTTCGGCAAACTTCATGCTGACTTCCCAACTCCGAACGATCCCGAACATCCGGGCCAATATGTGGAAGAGAAACGTCCGGCATGGGATGCTTATACTCCGAAAGAACGTCGTCATGGTTTTAATTACTGGTATTCTTATGGTACATTTGATGAGCACAAGAACCCGCATTATTGGGATACAGACGGCAAGAGACACGATCCGAAAGAGTGGTCGCCCCTGCATGAGGCAGGTAAAGTCATTTCTTATCTGAAAAATGAGGGCAACGTACGTGATACCAAGAAACCGTTCTTTATTATGGTAGGTATGAATCCCCCTCACAGTCCGTACCGTTCTTTGAATGACTGTGAAGAACAGGATTTCAATCTTTATAAAGACCAGCCTCTGGATAGTCTGTTGATTCGTCCGAATGTCGATTTAAAAATGAAGAAGGCAGCATCCGCCCGCTATTATTTCGCTTCCGTAACAGGTGTAGACCGTGCTTTCGGTCAGATTCTGGAAACATTGAAAGCGATGGGATTAGATAAGAACACAGTTGTCATCTTTGCTTCCGATCATGGTGAAACGATGTGTAGCCAGCGCACTGATGATCCGAAGAATTCCCCTTATTCCGAATCTATGAATATTCCGTTCCTGGTTCGTTTCCCCGGTAAGATTCAGCCGAGGGTGGATGATTTATTGCTTTCTGCTCCTGATATTATGCCTACGGTACTTGGCCTGTGCGGGCTGGGTGATTCTATTCCGGCAGAAGTGCAGGGGCGTAATTTTGCTCCTCTTTTCTTCGATGAAAAGGCGGAAATCGTTCGCCCTACCGGTGCGTTGTATATCCAGAATATAGATGGTGATAAAGATGAAAATGGATTGGTACAGACTTATTTTCCTTCCTCAAGAGGTATCAAGACCGCTCAATATACGTTGGCTTTATATATCGACCGTGATACGAAGCAATTGAAGAAAAGCCTTTTATTCGATGATGTAAAAGATCCATATCAACTGCATAACTTGCCTTTGGAAGAAAATAAGGAAATTGTGGTACAACTTTGCGGTGAAATGGGAGCTATGTTGAAGGAGATTAACGATCCCTGGTATACGGAAAAGATTCTGTCGGATCGGATTCCTTATTAA
- a CDS encoding Cof-type HAD-IIB family hydrolase has product MKYKLIVLDLDGTLTNSKKEITPRNRETLIRIQEQGIRLVLASGRPTYGIVPLANELRMNEFGGFILSYNGGEIINWETKEMVYENVLPNEVVPMLYECARTHQLSILTYDGADIITENSQDPYVQKEAFLNKMAVRETNDFLTEITLPVAKCLIVGDADKLIPLEAELSLRLQGHINVFRSEPYFLELVPQGIDKALSLAVLLKEIGVAREEVIAIGDGYNDLSMIRFAGLGIAMGNAQEPVKKAADYITLSNEEDGVAEAIKKFCNQQ; this is encoded by the coding sequence ATGAAATACAAACTTATCGTGCTCGACCTTGACGGCACACTCACCAATTCTAAAAAAGAAATCACTCCCCGCAACAGGGAAACCCTAATACGTATACAAGAGCAAGGAATACGACTCGTATTAGCTTCCGGACGACCTACTTATGGTATTGTACCATTAGCCAACGAATTACGGATGAATGAATTCGGAGGTTTCATTCTTTCCTATAACGGAGGTGAAATTATCAATTGGGAAACAAAAGAGATGGTATATGAAAATGTGTTACCTAATGAAGTTGTTCCGATGCTCTACGAATGTGCCCGTACTCACCAACTAAGTATATTAACCTATGACGGAGCAGATATAATAACAGAAAACTCTCAAGACCCATACGTACAGAAAGAGGCCTTTCTCAATAAAATGGCAGTACGAGAAACAAACGACTTCCTCACAGAGATCACGCTTCCTGTAGCCAAATGCCTCATCGTGGGAGACGCAGATAAACTCATTCCGCTTGAAGCAGAACTTAGTCTCCGGCTACAAGGACATATTAACGTTTTCCGTTCAGAACCCTATTTTCTCGAATTAGTCCCGCAAGGTATCGACAAAGCTCTTTCTCTGGCCGTCCTGTTAAAAGAAATAGGAGTAGCACGTGAAGAAGTTATAGCCATAGGTGATGGATATAATGACCTATCCATGATTAGGTTTGCAGGACTGGGGATTGCCATGGGAAATGCTCAAGAACCTGTAAAGAAAGCAGCAGATTACATCACTCTAAGTAACGAAGAAGACGGTGTAGCAGAAGCAATCAAGAAGTTTTGCAATCAACAATAG
- a CDS encoding PL29 family lyase N-terminal domain-containing protein has translation MKKLWYVCMLLTLCLIGCNKTDDLWDDVNDLKTRVTALEKTVQDLNWNIEAVRELCKEGATITDIELKDGIYTITLSNGKTLKLVEETGAGALIPQMGIDNDGYWTVSYDNGVTFTQLKDKSGNPIKATAENGKTPLFQIDAETGYWQVSYDGTTYENVKDSAGNPVKATDGEAVKDKFFNSVEKVGNSFNIELRDGTKLSIPIISNFYCKFDESIVGVQRIAAGSTKDFIVHMKGVESYIITAPEGWEATLSEPSADNDEGTLTIKAPATIKTLSRAVADNTKDVSILATSGSYAAIAKIQVELGEAETRIDYYTLYNNGQDIEIGDLKVNKNDYGTPILYKAADMTEELNLMNDISQKAGAKVLLFLENGEYNFIVDKIAKINAEIVIIGRYSDSKPTLQPKLCWNLISGKLIFKNLHIDMSQINGASNATYLFNNASATESFNNLSIEDCEITEMQKNLFVTSSGNSLTFGINTIHLKNNRFLLNAPAKTGTTDTSIVLFNLGKTSNMDAFQKLTMDNNLIYNPVAIKGQIFGWTNGTAQSPDQQSIKVLLQNNTIINFVGANYHLKVYDAQSITIKKNAFYGDPSSALSSNLCAVYKAGSNPTFDVQENIAFGLAGSGKWVNFPSASTSRPSNPTTDQLTYLTENPFNATDFSTGDYSLKAPYTDYGMQNR, from the coding sequence ATGAAGAAACTTTGGTACGTATGTATGTTACTGACTTTATGTCTGATAGGATGTAATAAGACAGACGACTTGTGGGACGACGTTAACGATTTAAAGACTCGTGTTACCGCCCTTGAAAAAACCGTTCAAGATTTGAACTGGAACATTGAAGCTGTACGCGAACTTTGCAAGGAAGGCGCTACCATTACTGATATTGAATTAAAGGATGGTATATATACAATAACATTAAGCAACGGCAAGACACTCAAACTCGTTGAGGAAACCGGAGCTGGTGCCTTGATTCCACAAATGGGGATTGATAACGATGGTTATTGGACCGTCAGCTATGACAACGGAGTCACTTTTACACAACTGAAAGATAAAAGTGGAAATCCTATAAAAGCAACTGCAGAAAATGGAAAGACTCCTCTTTTCCAGATCGATGCAGAAACAGGATACTGGCAAGTCAGCTACGACGGTACTACTTATGAAAATGTGAAAGACTCTGCTGGCAATCCCGTAAAAGCTACTGACGGGGAAGCCGTAAAAGATAAATTCTTCAACTCTGTAGAAAAGGTTGGCAACAGCTTTAATATTGAATTAAGAGATGGCACAAAGTTATCTATCCCTATCATCAGCAACTTCTACTGCAAGTTTGATGAAAGTATTGTAGGTGTACAAAGAATCGCAGCAGGATCTACGAAAGATTTCATTGTACACATGAAGGGTGTAGAATCTTATATCATTACTGCTCCCGAAGGTTGGGAAGCGACTTTATCTGAACCGTCCGCAGATAATGATGAAGGAACATTGACAATAAAAGCTCCTGCAACAATAAAGACTTTATCGCGTGCTGTTGCTGATAATACAAAAGATGTGTCTATTCTCGCTACTTCAGGATCGTATGCTGCCATTGCAAAAATACAGGTAGAACTCGGAGAAGCAGAAACACGGATTGACTATTATACCTTATACAATAATGGGCAAGACATCGAAATCGGAGATCTAAAAGTTAATAAGAATGATTATGGCACTCCTATCTTATACAAAGCGGCAGATATGACTGAAGAACTTAACTTAATGAATGACATATCCCAAAAAGCAGGTGCTAAGGTCTTACTATTTTTAGAAAATGGAGAATACAACTTCATTGTAGACAAAATTGCCAAAATCAATGCAGAGATTGTCATTATAGGGCGATACAGTGATAGCAAACCAACGTTACAGCCAAAATTATGTTGGAACTTGATAAGTGGAAAGCTTATCTTCAAGAATCTACATATCGATATGAGCCAGATTAATGGTGCTTCAAATGCAACATATCTATTCAATAACGCGAGTGCAACTGAAAGTTTCAATAATTTATCTATTGAAGATTGTGAAATAACAGAGATGCAAAAGAATTTATTTGTTACTTCCAGCGGCAATTCCCTCACATTTGGAATTAATACTATACATTTGAAAAATAATCGTTTCTTATTGAATGCTCCCGCTAAAACCGGAACTACTGATACTAGTATTGTACTATTCAATCTTGGAAAAACATCTAATATGGACGCTTTTCAGAAGCTAACAATGGATAATAATCTAATCTACAACCCAGTTGCTATAAAAGGACAGATTTTCGGATGGACAAATGGTACTGCCCAATCCCCTGATCAACAATCTATAAAAGTTCTGTTACAAAACAACACAATTATCAATTTTGTTGGAGCCAATTATCATTTAAAAGTATATGACGCACAGTCCATAACAATTAAAAAGAATGCTTTCTACGGAGATCCTTCATCTGCTTTAAGTTCCAACTTATGCGCTGTATATAAAGCTGGTAGTAATCCAACATTTGATGTTCAGGAAAATATAGCTTTTGGCCTTGCAGGTTCTGGAAAATGGGTTAATTTTCCATCGGCCTCCACTAGTAGACCGAGTAATCCCACTACAGATCAATTAACCTACCTTACCGAAAATCCATTCAATGCAACAGATTTTAGTACAGGAGACTATAGCTTAAAAGCTCCATATACAGATTACGGAATGCAAAATAGATAA